One window of the Nicotiana tabacum cultivar K326 chromosome 4, ASM71507v2, whole genome shotgun sequence genome contains the following:
- the LOC107825260 gene encoding uncharacterized protein LOC107825260, whose protein sequence is MARSVALFGVVLLMLIAMAEATPPGIADHPSHSHCSDDEIKQCKNLPHVCPKFCPNGCITECRSCKPICVDGSVPPPYYPPPSSPPSLSPPPPSSPPPPSSPPPSSPPTASSPPPSSPPPPSSPPPPSSPPPPPPPSSPPPSSPRPPLSPPPSSTPPSPKPPTPSPSNKKAKCKNKNYPSCYNLEFSCPASCSGGCQVDCVSCKPVCRCDMPGAVCQDPRFIGGDGITFYFHGKKDRDFCLVSDPEFHINGHFIGRRNENMKRDFTWVQSIAILYGNHKISISALKTATWDDSIDRLSLHFDDKPILLNDEEGARWQSETAPMASITRISNTNDVAIEVENILKITAKVVPITEQESRVHNYGITKDDCFAHLELGFKFFSLSNEVNGVLGQTYKKNYMSKVKMGVLMPVMGGDKEFATSGLFEADCSVARFQANGEQTDKEVGFALELPSLSCTSGLYGRGVVCKR, encoded by the exons ATGGCTAGATCTGTGGCACTCTTTGGGGTTGTGTTGCTAATGCTTATAGCAATGGCAGAGGCAACTCCCCCTGGAATAGCTGACCATCCAAGCCATTCTCATTGCTCAGATGACGAAATCAAGCAATGTAAAAATCTTCCACATGTTTGTCCCAAATTCTGTCCCAATGGCTGCATAACTGAGTGTCGTTCTTGCAAGCCTATCTGTGTTGATGGCTCAGTGCCACcaccctattatccaccaccgTCATCTCCACCATCATTATCTCCACCACCACCGTCATCTCCACCACCACCGTCATCTCCACCACCATCATCTCCACCAACAGCCTCATCTCCACCACCATCATCTCCACCACCACCGTCGTCTCCTCCACCACCCTCatctccaccaccaccaccacctcccTCATCACCACCACCGTCATCTCCACGACCACCGTTATCTCCTCCACCCTCATCTACACCACCCTCTCCTAAGCCACCCACTCCTTCTCCTTCAAACAAGAAGGCTAAGTGCAAGAACAAGAACTACCCAAGTTGTTATAATCTCGAATTTTCATGCCCTGCCTCTTGCTCTGGTGGTTGTCAAGTTGACTGTGTCTCTTGCAAACCTGTTTGTA GGTGTGACATGCCTGGAGCTGTTTGCCAAGATCCTCGTTTCATCGGCGGTGATGGGATTACCTTCTACTTCCATGGTAAGAAGGACAGAGATTTTTGCCTAGTCTCCGACCCTGAATTTCACATCAACGGCCACTTCATAGGAAGGCGAAACGAGAACATGAAGAGAGACTTCACTTGGGTACAATCCATTGCTATTCTTTATGGTAATCACAAGATCTCCATTAGCGCACTAAAAACAGCAACATGGGATGATTCCATCGACCGCCTTTCCCTCCACTTTGATGATAAACCCATACTTCTTAATGACGAGGAAGGCGCAAGATGGCAATCTGAAACTGCACCTATGGCCTCTATTACTAGAATCAGCAACACTAACGATGTTGCCATCGAAGTTGAAAATATTCTCAAGATCACTGCCAAGGTTGTACCTATTACTGAGCAAGAATCCCGAGTTCATAACTATGGAATAACGAAAGATGACTGTTTTGCACATCTTGAACTTGGATTCAAGTTTTTCTCTTTGAGTAATGAAGTGAACGGTGTTTTAGGGCAGACTTATAAGAAGAATTACATGAGCAAAGTTAAGATGGGTGTTCTGATGCCTGTAATGGGAGGTGACAAAGAGTTTGCAACTTCAGGACTCTTTGAGGCTGATTGTTCCGTGGCTAGGTTTCAAGCAAATGGGGAACAAACTGATAAGGAGGTTGGCTTTGCTTTGGAGTTGCCGAGCTTGAGCTGCACTAGTGGACTTTATGGACGTGGAGTGGTCTGCAAGCGCTAG
- the LOC107825259 gene encoding uncharacterized protein LOC107825259, with the protein MKVLREEYVHVGITIGEMENIVGQVLETHKITFHKNELPPEVRTSTGATPYLLVYGTKVVIPAEVEIPSLRIIEEAEPSETEWVQSRYVQLALIDGKRMNTVYHGQLYQNRMTRSFNKKVRPRIFIPGQPVLKRIIPHQDEAKEKFSPNWKGPYMVHRMLTGGALILEEMYGEIWPKPINSDAVKRYYF; encoded by the exons atgaaggtgttgagagAAGAGTATGTACATGTTGGCATCACCATTGGAGAGATGGAAAATATTGTTGGACAGGTGCTGGAGacacacaagatcaccttccacaAAAATGAGTTGCCACCGGAAG TTCGAacgtcaactggggcaactccctatttatTGGTCTATGGTACTAAAGTTGTTATACCCGCCGaggtggaaattccatccctgaGAATCATAGAAGAGGCCGAACCTAGCGAAACGGAATGGGTACAGAGCCGATACGTTCAATTGGCTCTCATTGACGGTAAAAGGATGAACACTGTGTATCACGGTCAACTTTACCAGAACAGGATGACAAGGAGTTTTAACAAGAAGGTTAGACCAAGGATATTCATACCAGGGCAACCGGTTTTGAAGCGGATCattccacatcaggatgaagcaaagGAAAAATTCTCACCTAACTGGAAAGGTCCTTATATGGTTCACCGAatgctgacaggaggagcactcatactagAAGAAATGTATGGGGAGatatggccaaaacctatcaattcggaTGCCGTCAAGAGATATTATTTTTGA